The genomic interval CTGCACGCGGCGCGCCTGAAGTTCACGCATCCGGCCGACGGGCGGGTGATGGAGTTCGAGTCGCCGCTGCCCCACGACCTGCAGTCGGTGCTGGACGACATCCGCGCGCGTCAGGAGCCGGAGGAGCCAGGTGCCAGGTGAAGCGGCGTACGGTCTACGCTCCGGCACGCTCACCAGCACAGCGAGCAGGACTACTGGGAGTTTCCTGGTGGCCTTTGTGTCAGCCAATCAGCGCATGAGCAAACCCAGGAGTTCCAGTGTCTGCTGAACGTCTCTCGTCGGAGCAGGTCTTCAAGGGCAAGGTCTTCTCGGTGGATCGCGATACGGTGAAGATGCCGAACGGGCGCACCGTCGCCGTGGACGTCGTCCGCCACTCGAAGTCCGTGGTGATCGTCCCGATCCCGGAGCCGGGGAAGGTGATCCTCATCCGGCAATACCGCTATCCGGTGAACGCGTATCTGTGGGAGCTGCCGGCCGGAAGCGTCGACGAAGGGGAAACGCCGGACGCGGCGGCGCGCCGCGAGTGCCACGAGGAGATCGGCCTGGTGCCGTCGACGGCCGTCCGCCTGAGCGCGATGCTGCCGACGCCGGGCTACTGCGACGAAGAGATGATCTTCTTCCGCGTATCCGG from Vicinamibacterales bacterium carries:
- a CDS encoding NUDIX hydrolase, which produces MSAERLSSEQVFKGKVFSVDRDTVKMPNGRTVAVDVVRHSKSVVIVPIPEPGKVILIRQYRYPVNAYLWELPAGSVDEGETPDAAARRECHEEIGLVPSTAVRLSAMLPTPGYCDEEMIFFRVSGLEQTDEPAHVDEDEDIEARTFDLRDAREMVRRGEITDMKTLVGLTLI